One segment of Streptomyces sp. NA02950 DNA contains the following:
- a CDS encoding TetR/AcrR family transcriptional regulator — MTTTSRRPTRVAKLPPRERILDAAEELFLNEGIGRVGLQAIADRAGTTKMAIYRHFETKDALIVEWLRIVVHDYAAAFDKVEEEHPDDARAQLLGLARFIADGLPAITHRGCPFINSIAELPDPAHPARQLIQNHKARQARRLTDMCARAGLPDPEQACASITFLLEGAQISAQNGSIDETGDRLMRAVEAIVLPDAV, encoded by the coding sequence GTGACAACCACCTCGAGAAGGCCGACGAGGGTGGCGAAGCTGCCCCCGCGGGAGCGCATCCTCGACGCCGCCGAGGAACTTTTCCTCAACGAGGGCATCGGGCGGGTCGGCCTACAGGCGATCGCCGATCGGGCCGGTACCACCAAGATGGCGATCTATCGGCACTTCGAGACCAAAGACGCCCTGATCGTCGAGTGGCTGCGCATCGTCGTCCATGACTACGCGGCAGCCTTCGACAAGGTGGAGGAAGAGCATCCCGACGACGCCCGCGCTCAACTGCTCGGCCTGGCACGGTTCATCGCCGACGGGCTTCCGGCGATCACGCACCGGGGCTGTCCCTTCATCAACTCGATAGCCGAGCTGCCCGACCCGGCGCACCCGGCGCGCCAATTGATCCAGAACCATAAGGCCCGGCAGGCACGCAGACTCACCGACATGTGCGCACGGGCCGGCCTGCCGGACCCCGAGCAGGCCTGCGCCTCGATCACCTTCCTCCTCGAGGGCGCGCAGATCAGCGCCCAGAACGGGAGCATCGATGAGACAGGGGATCGTCTCATGAGAGCGGTCGAGGCCATCGTGCTGCCTGATGCTGTTTGA